In Labeo rohita strain BAU-BD-2019 unplaced genomic scaffold, IGBB_LRoh.1.0 scaffold_764, whole genome shotgun sequence, one genomic interval encodes:
- the LOC127161892 gene encoding E3 ubiquitin/ISG15 ligase TRIM25 isoform X2: protein MAESAASQYEDQFSCSVCLDQLKEPVTIPCGHSYCMSCITDYWEQKEQEPPYRCPQCRESFSQRPLLKKNTLIAEMMETLQKTSLQTAAVECDVCTTEKNRAVKSCLQCLASFCQTHLQTHYQSPAFMKHKLVKASRHIEENICLNHGKLLEMYCQDDRQCICCLCTDNHKRHSVVSVDSEWTSKKKELEKIKVGCQKLIQERERGQRELTEAAKLLKSLAQEAVENIEKVFTELICSLENKCFEIKEQIRAQEKTEIDRAEELHKQLDQELTELRKRQTEIEKLLISDDQIHCLKSWQSVCVLLKFKDVPSITQHSDLSFKDISISAFREVLENVCQQQTARISQEVSSVHVTEPPEPKMQNEFFQYFCQLQLDPDTAGKNLKLSNENKKASYKDVVQQYPYHPERFEFPYIMCREALYGHCYWEVEWSGNNWAVAVCYKGIRRKGSNDECRLEFNKKSWRFGYYQHNVCFIHDKKKVSIPALRSTRIGVYLDHRAETLSFYGVSDTMTLLHRVQTTFTEPLYPAFCIDHGSSVLIIEKGSKN, encoded by the exons ATGGCTGAATCTGCAGCGAGTCAGTATGAGGATCAGTTCAGTTGTTCAGTCTGTTTGGATCAGCTGAAGGAGCCGGTGACGATtccctgtggacacagttactgtatgAGCTGTATTACTGACTACTGGGAGCAGAAGGAGCAGGAGCCGCCGTACCGCTGTCCCCAATGCAGAGAGAGCTTCAGTCAGAGACCTCTACTGAAGAAGAACACTCTGATAGCTGAGATGATGGAGACGCTGCAGAAGACGTCCCTACAAACGGCTGCTGTGGAGTGTGATGTTTGCACTACAGAGAAGAACAGAGCTGTAAAGTCCTGTCTGCAGTGTTTGGCCTCCTTCTGTCAAACTCACCTGCAGACTCACTATCAATCTCCTGCGTTTATGAAGCACAAACTAGTCAAAGCCTCCAGACACATCGAGGAGAACATCTGCCTTAATCATGGGAAACTTCTAGAGATGTACTGTCAGGATGACCGTCAATGCATTTGTTGCTTGTGTACTGATAATCATAAAAGACACAGTGTTGTGTCTGTGGATTCAGAATGGACTAGTAAAAAG AAAGAGTTGGAGAAGATAAAGGTGGGATGTCAGAAGCTGATCCAGGAGCGAGAGAGGGGCCAGCGGGAACTCACTGAAGCTGCTAAGCTTCTTAAA AGTTTAGCACAAGAGGCCGTGGAGAACATTGAGAAGGTCTTCACTGAGCTCATCTGCTCTCTGGAGAATAAATGCTTTGAGATTAAAGAGCAGATCAGAGCTCAGGAGAAGACTGAGATAGATCGAGCAGAGGAACTTCACAAACAACTGGATCAAGAGCTGACAGAACTgagaaaaagacaaacagaaatTGAGAAACTTCTGATTAGTGATGATCAGATCCATTGTCTGAAG AGCTggcagtctgtgtgtgttttactgaAATTTAAAGACGTTCCCAGCATCACTCAACACAGTGATCTGtcttttaaagacatttcaaTCTCAGCATTCAGAGAGGTTTTGGAGAATGTCTGTCAACAGCAAACAGCCAGAATATCTCAAGAAG TATCCAGCGTCCATGTTACAGAGCCTCCAGAACCTAAAATGCAGAATGAATTTTTTCAAT ATTTCTGTCAGCTGCAACTGGATccagacactgcaggcaaaaatcTCAAACTGtctaatgaaaacaaaaaggcaTCCTATAAGGATGTAGTCCAGCAATATCCTTATCACCCAGAGCGATTTGAGTTCCCCTACATCATGTGTAGAGAGGCTTTGTACGGTCACTGTTACTGGGAGGTTGAGTGGAGTGGGAACAATTGGGCCGTAGCAGTTTGTTACAAAGGAATTAGACGTAAAGGAAGCAATGATGAATGTAGACTTGAGTTCAACAAAAAATCATGGAGATTCGGATATTATCAACACAATGTGTGTTTCATACATGATAAAAAGAAAGTCTCAATCCCTGCTCTCCGCTCCACTAGAATAGGAGTGTATCTGGATCACAGAGCAgaaactctgtccttctacggtgtctctgacacaatgaccCTACTACACagagtccagaccacattcactgaaCCCCTCTACCCTGCATTTTGTATTGATCATGGTTCATCTGTTTTGATCATAGAAAAGGGGAGTAAAAACTAA
- the LOC127161894 gene encoding tripartite motif-containing protein 16-like, which produces MAESAASQYEDQFSCSVCLDKLKEPVTIPCGHSYCMSCITDCWEQKEQEPPYHCPQCREIFSQRPLLKKNTLIAEMMETLQKTSLQTAAVECDVCTTEKNRAVKSCLQCLASFCQTHLQPHYQSPAFMKHKLVEASKNIEENICLNHKRTLDIFCQDDQLCVCYLCMVDSHKNHNVASVDSEMINKKKELKEIKEACQKLIEERERGQQDLSEAVKLLKSSAQEGVEIIEKVFTELICSLEKKRSEIKEQIRAQEKTEIDRAEKLNKRLDQELTELRKRQTVIDKLLITNDQVKFLKSCQSVCVLPAFEEVPSFTQHTHLSFKDISISAFRKVLENICQQQTARISREVSCIYMALDTKTPDPKTPDDFLQYFYQIHLDPNTANKTLKLSEDNMKISRSDRVQQYPDHPERFDLLPYIMCREGLFGRCYWEVECSGNDWGVAVCYKGIGRKGNTDDCRLGSNKISWRLNNNYFTHDKKNVSISVCSSRIAVYLDHRAGTLSFYRISDPMTLLHRVQTTFTQPLYPAFYTNSTSSVRIIEHSRGEPK; this is translated from the exons ATGGCTGAATCTGCAGCGAGTCAGTATGAGGATCAGTTCAGTTGTTCAGTCTGTTTGGATAAGCTGAAGGAGCCGGTGACGATtccctgtggacacagttactgtatgAGCTGTATTACTGACTGCTGGGAGCAGAAGGAGCAGGAGCCGCCGTACCACTGTCCCCAATGCAGAGAGATTTTCAGTCAGAGACCTCTACTGAAGAAGAACACTCTGATAGCTGAGATGATGGAGACGCTGCAGAAGACGTCCCTACAAACGGCTGCTGTGGAGTGTGATGTTTGCACTACAGAGAAGAACAGAGCTGTAAAGTCCTGTCTGCAGTGCTTGGCCTCCTTCTGTCAAACTCACCTGCAGCCTCACTATCAATCTCCTGCGTTTATGAAGCACAAACTAGTCGAAGCCTCCAAAAACATTGAGGAGAACATCTGCCTCAATCATAAAAGAACTCTGGATATTTTCTGCCAGGATGACCAACTATGTGTTTGTTACTTGTGTATGGTTGACAGCCATAAAAACCACAATGTGGCATCTGTGGATTCAGAAATGATTAACAAAAAG AAAGAGTTAAAGGAAATAAAAGAGGCGTGTCAGAAGCTGATTGAGGAGCGAGAGAGAGGTCAGCAAGATCTCAGTGAAGCTGTGAAGCTCCTTAAA AGTTCCGCTCAAGAGGGCGTGGAGATCATTGAGAAGGTCTTCACTGAGCTCATCTGCTCTCTGGAGAAGAAACGCTCTGAGATTAAAGAGCAGATCAGAGCTCAGGAGAAGACTGAGATAGATCGAGCAGAGAAACTTAACAAACGTCTAGATCAAGAACTGACAGAACTCAGAAAAAGACAAACAGTGATTGACAAACTTCTGATTACTAATGATCAGGTCAAGTTTCTGAAg AGCtgtcagtctgtgtgtgttttaccaGCATTTGAAGAGGTTCCCAGCTTCACTCAACACACTCATCTGtcttttaaagacatttcaaTCTCAGCATTCAGAAAGGTTTTGGAGAACATCTGTCAACAGCAAACAGCCAGAATTTCTCGAGAAG TGTCATGTATTTATATGGCACTAGACACAAAGACACCAGATCCAAAGACTCCAGatgattttttacagt ATTTCTATCAGATTCACCTGGATCCAAACACTGCAAACAAAACCCTCAAACTGTCAGAAGACAACATGAAAATATCACGTTCAGATAGAGTTCAGCAATATCCTGATCACCCAGAGCGATTTGATTTGCTTCCCTACATTATGTGTCGAGAAGGTTTGTTTGgtcgctgttactgggaggttgAGTGCAGTGGGAACGACTGGGGTGTAGCAGTTTGTTACAAAGGAATTGGTCGTAAAGGAAACACTGATGACTGTAGGCTTGGCTCCAACAAAATATCCTGGAGACTGAACAACAACTATTTCACTCATGACAAGAAAAACGTCTCAATCTCTGTGTGCTCTTCTAGAATAGCAGTGTATCTGGATCACAgagcaggaactctgtccttctacaggaTCTCTGACCCAATGACTCTACTACACagagtccagaccacattcactcaacCGCTCTACCCTGCATTTTATACTAACAGCACTTCATCTGTCAGGATCATAGAGCATAGCAGAGGAGAGCCTAAGTAG
- the LOC127161892 gene encoding E3 ubiquitin/ISG15 ligase TRIM25 isoform X3, translating into MAESAASQYEDQFSCSVCLDQLKEPVTIPCGHSYCMSCITDYWEQKEQEPPYRCPQCRESFSQRPLLKKNTLIAEMMETLQKTSLQTAAVECDVCTTEKNRAVKSCLQCLASFCQTHLQTHYQSPAFMKHKLVKASRHIEENICLNHGKLLEMYCQDDRQCICCLCTDNHKRHSVVSVDSEWTSKKKELEKIKVGCQKLIQERERGQRELTEAAKLLKSSAQEAMENIEKVFTELICSLEKKRSEIKEQIRAQEKTETDRAEELHKHLDQELTELRKRQTEIEKLLVTDDQNCQSVCILPKFEDVPSFTQHTHLSFKDISISVFREVLEDVCQQQTARISQEVSNVHVAQTPEPKIPSDFLQYFCQLQLDLNTAKNYLIFSEGNKKILSTSVNQQYPDHFERFDRFPNVMCREGLYNRCYWEVECSGNDCAIAVSYKGISRKGSDESRLGWNKISWRLSRYHQNFYFIHDKAQVSIPAFRSSRIGVYLDHRAGTLSFYSVSDTMTLLHRVQTTFTEPLYPAFGVGTDSFIMIIEKKKVHTDQK; encoded by the exons ATGGCTGAATCTGCAGCGAGTCAGTATGAGGATCAGTTCAGTTGTTCAGTCTGTTTGGATCAGCTGAAGGAGCCGGTGACGATtccctgtggacacagttactgtatgAGCTGTATTACTGACTACTGGGAGCAGAAGGAGCAGGAGCCGCCGTACCGCTGTCCCCAATGCAGAGAGAGCTTCAGTCAGAGACCTCTACTGAAGAAGAACACTCTGATAGCTGAGATGATGGAGACGCTGCAGAAGACGTCCCTACAAACGGCTGCTGTGGAGTGTGATGTTTGCACTACAGAGAAGAACAGAGCTGTAAAGTCCTGTCTGCAGTGTTTGGCCTCCTTCTGTCAAACTCACCTGCAGACTCACTATCAATCTCCTGCGTTTATGAAGCACAAACTAGTCAAAGCCTCCAGACACATCGAGGAGAACATCTGCCTTAATCATGGGAAACTTCTAGAGATGTACTGTCAGGATGACCGTCAATGCATTTGTTGCTTGTGTACTGATAATCATAAAAGACACAGTGTTGTGTCTGTGGATTCAGAATGGACTAGTAAAAAG AAAGAGTTGGAGAAGATAAAGGTGGGATGTCAGAAGCTGATCCAGGAGCGAGAGAGGGGCCAGCGGGAACTCACTGAAGCTGCTAAGCTTCTTAAA AGTTCAGCACAAGAGGCCATGGAGAACATTGAGAAGGTCTTCACTGAGCTCATCTGCTCTCTGGAGAAGAAACGCTCTGAGATTAAAGAGCAGATCAGAGCTCAGGAGAAGACTGAGACAGATCGAGCAGAGGAACTTCACAAACATCTGGATCAAGAGCTGACAGAACTcagaaaaagacaaacagagATTGAGAAACTTTTGGTTACTGATGATCAG aactgtcagtctgtgtgtattttaccaaaatttgAAGACGTTCCCAGCTTCACTCAACACACTCATCTGtcttttaaagacatttcaaTCTCAGTATTCAGAGAGGTTTTGGAGGACGTCTGTCAACAGCAAACAGCCAGAATATCTCAAGAAG TGTCAAATGTCCATGTTGCACAAACTCCAGAACCAAAGATTCCAAGtgattttttgcagt ACTTCTGTCAGCTGCAACTGGATCTAAACACTGCAAAGAACTACCTTATCTTTTCAGAAGGAAATAAGAAGATTTTAAGCACAAGTGTAAACCAGCAATATCCTGACCATTTTGAGCGATTTGACAGGTTTCCTAATGTCATGTGTAGAGAGGGTTTGTACAatcgctgttactgggaggttgAGTGCAGTGGGAACGACTGCGCTATAGCAGTTTCCTATAAAGGAATAAGTCGTAAAGGAAGTGATGAAAGTAGACTAGGCTGGAACAAAATATCCTGGAGATTGTCTCGCTATCACCAGAATTTCTATTTCATACATGATAAAGCCCAAGTCTCAATCCCTGCTTTCCGCTCCTCTAGAATAGGAGTGTATCTGGATCACAgagcaggaactctgtccttctacagcgtctctgacacaatgactCTACTACACagagtccagaccacattcactgaaCCCCTCTACCCTGCATTTGGGGTTGGTACAGATTCATTTATCATGATAATagagaagaagaaagttcacacagaccaaaaatag
- the LOC127161892 gene encoding E3 ubiquitin/ISG15 ligase TRIM25 isoform X1 produces the protein MAESAASQYEDQFSCSVCLDQLKEPVTIPCGHSYCMSCITDYWEQKEQEPPYRCPQCRESFSQRPLLKKNTLIAEMMETLQKTSLQTAAVECDVCTTEKNRAVKSCLQCLASFCQTHLQTHYQSPAFMKHKLVKASRHIEENICLNHGKLLEMYCQDDRQCICCLCTDNHKRHSVVSVDSEWTSKKKELEKIKVGCQKLIQERERGQRELTEAAKLLKSSAQEAMENIEKVFTELICSLEKKRSEIKEQIRAQEKTETDRAEELHKHLDQELTELRKRQTEIEKLLVTDDQVGFLKNCQSVCILPKFEDVPSFTQHTHLSFKDISISVFREVLEDVCQQQTARISQEVSNVHVAQTPEPKIPSDFLQYFCQLQLDLNTAKNYLIFSEGNKKILSTSVNQQYPDHFERFDRFPNVMCREGLYNRCYWEVECSGNDCAIAVSYKGISRKGSDESRLGWNKISWRLSRYHQNFYFIHDKAQVSIPAFRSSRIGVYLDHRAGTLSFYSVSDTMTLLHRVQTTFTEPLYPAFGVGTDSFIMIIEKKKVHTDQK, from the exons ATGGCTGAATCTGCAGCGAGTCAGTATGAGGATCAGTTCAGTTGTTCAGTCTGTTTGGATCAGCTGAAGGAGCCGGTGACGATtccctgtggacacagttactgtatgAGCTGTATTACTGACTACTGGGAGCAGAAGGAGCAGGAGCCGCCGTACCGCTGTCCCCAATGCAGAGAGAGCTTCAGTCAGAGACCTCTACTGAAGAAGAACACTCTGATAGCTGAGATGATGGAGACGCTGCAGAAGACGTCCCTACAAACGGCTGCTGTGGAGTGTGATGTTTGCACTACAGAGAAGAACAGAGCTGTAAAGTCCTGTCTGCAGTGTTTGGCCTCCTTCTGTCAAACTCACCTGCAGACTCACTATCAATCTCCTGCGTTTATGAAGCACAAACTAGTCAAAGCCTCCAGACACATCGAGGAGAACATCTGCCTTAATCATGGGAAACTTCTAGAGATGTACTGTCAGGATGACCGTCAATGCATTTGTTGCTTGTGTACTGATAATCATAAAAGACACAGTGTTGTGTCTGTGGATTCAGAATGGACTAGTAAAAAG AAAGAGTTGGAGAAGATAAAGGTGGGATGTCAGAAGCTGATCCAGGAGCGAGAGAGGGGCCAGCGGGAACTCACTGAAGCTGCTAAGCTTCTTAAA AGTTCAGCACAAGAGGCCATGGAGAACATTGAGAAGGTCTTCACTGAGCTCATCTGCTCTCTGGAGAAGAAACGCTCTGAGATTAAAGAGCAGATCAGAGCTCAGGAGAAGACTGAGACAGATCGAGCAGAGGAACTTCACAAACATCTGGATCAAGAGCTGACAGAACTcagaaaaagacaaacagagATTGAGAAACTTTTGGTTACTGATGATCAGGTCGGTTTTCTGAAG aactgtcagtctgtgtgtattttaccaaaatttgAAGACGTTCCCAGCTTCACTCAACACACTCATCTGtcttttaaagacatttcaaTCTCAGTATTCAGAGAGGTTTTGGAGGACGTCTGTCAACAGCAAACAGCCAGAATATCTCAAGAAG TGTCAAATGTCCATGTTGCACAAACTCCAGAACCAAAGATTCCAAGtgattttttgcagt ACTTCTGTCAGCTGCAACTGGATCTAAACACTGCAAAGAACTACCTTATCTTTTCAGAAGGAAATAAGAAGATTTTAAGCACAAGTGTAAACCAGCAATATCCTGACCATTTTGAGCGATTTGACAGGTTTCCTAATGTCATGTGTAGAGAGGGTTTGTACAatcgctgttactgggaggttgAGTGCAGTGGGAACGACTGCGCTATAGCAGTTTCCTATAAAGGAATAAGTCGTAAAGGAAGTGATGAAAGTAGACTAGGCTGGAACAAAATATCCTGGAGATTGTCTCGCTATCACCAGAATTTCTATTTCATACATGATAAAGCCCAAGTCTCAATCCCTGCTTTCCGCTCCTCTAGAATAGGAGTGTATCTGGATCACAgagcaggaactctgtccttctacagcgtctctgacacaatgactCTACTACACagagtccagaccacattcactgaaCCCCTCTACCCTGCATTTGGGGTTGGTACAGATTCATTTATCATGATAATagagaagaagaaagttcacacagaccaaaaatag